CCGGGGAAACGCTCCGCCGGAAACTCCTTCGAGCCTTGCCGGAAACGCAATTTAAAACTATTTTTGGTTTTTAAGGGATCTTTCCGCGCAAAGGGGGTCTTATGGGGCGTCTTTATGTGGGGCTTGATGTGGGTTCCGGAACGGCCAAGGTGGTGGTTCTCGACGAGGCCAGGAACCTGCTCCACAGGGTATATCGCAAGACTCACGGCCAGCCGGTGGAGACCGCCGAGCGGCTCCTTTCCGAGGTGGAGGAGCGTTTCGGTTCCGCCCTTTCCGGTATAACCTGCACCGGAACCGCGGGCAAGTTTATTGCCCGTATTCTCGGCGTCGCCTTCGTCAACGAGGTGATCGCCCATGCCCGGGCCGTGGAACACTTCCATCCCGAGGCCCGGACCATCATTGACATCGGAGGCGAGGACTCGAAGCTCATCTTCATCAAACACGAGGGAGGCAAATTTCGCATTGCCGACTTCGCCCTGAACACCCTGTGTGCCGCGGGGACCGGGGCTTTTCTGGAACAGCAGGCCGCGCGCCTCGGATATTCCATCGAGGAATTCAGTCGGCTGGCCCTTAAGGCGGAAAACATTCCCCGCATCGCGGGCCGCTGCACGGTCTTCGCCAAGTCGGACATGATCCACCTCCAGCAGGCGGCGGTGCCGGATCACGAAATCATCGCCGGACTGTGCTTCGCCATCATCCGCAACCTCAAGAGCAATCTCGCCAAGGGGCGCAGGGTGGAGCCTCCCGTGGTCTTCCAGGGCGGGGTGGCGGCCAACCTGGGGGTGCGGCGGGCCATAAAGGAGGTCTTCGGTCTCTCGGACGAGGAACTCATCATCCCGGAACATCACGGCATCATGGGGGCCATAGGGGCCGCCCTTTACGGTCTGGACGGAAAGGCCACCTCCCCCTACCGGGGGGCGGAGTTGCTCCGGGCCTATCTCCGGGAGAGGCGTCCCTCGCCGGAGCGTTTCCCGAAGCTCTCTCCCATGCGTTCGGTTTACCTTTCCCCGAAGGCGGCCCCCGTCGGGGTGCGGAGGATCTATCTCGGGATCGATGTGGGTTCGGTGAGCACCAAGTTGGTGGCCGTAAGCGAAGAGGGGGCCCTGGTGGCCAAGGTTTACATGCTCCATCACGGCAAACCCCTTGAAAGCGTAAAGGAAGGACTGGCCCGCCTGGCGGAAAAACTCCCCCCCGAGGTGGAGGTCCTGGGGGTGGGCACCACCGGCTCGGGGCGCTATCTCGTGGGAGACTTCGTGGGAGCGGATGTGATCCGCAACGAGATCACCGCCCAGGCCACCGGAGCCCTGGCCCTGGATCCCGAGGTGGACACCATCTTCGAGATCGGCGGTCAGGACTCCAAGTACATTCGTCTGGAAAAGGGCACCGTGGTGGACTTCACCATGAACAAGGCCTGCGCCGCCGGCACCGGTTCCTTCCTGGAGGAGCAGGCCGTGCGGCTGGGGGTCCCCATCGAACGGTTCGGAGAGTTCGCCTTAAAGAGCGAGGCCCCCCTCCGGATGGGCGAGCGCTGCACGGTGTTCATGCAGTCGGACCTCCTTCACTACCAGCAGCAGGGACTTCCCAAGGAGGACCTCATCGCCGGGCTCTGTTACGCCATCGTTTACAACTATCTGAACAAGGTGGTGGAGGATCGCCGGATCGGCAGGAGGATCTTCTTCCAGGGGGCCACGGCCTTCAACCGGGGTATCGTGGCGGCCTTCGAGAAGGTCCTGGGGCGCCCCATTACCGTCCCTCCCCATCACGAGGTCACCGGAGCCATAGGAGCGGCGTTGCTGGCCCGCAACGAGCGCACCTGGGAAAAGAGTCGCTTCAAGGGGTTTGACCTCACCCGGGTGCGTTACGAGATCTCCACCTTCGAGTGTCGGGCCTGTCCCAACCGGTGCGAAATCCACAGGGTATCCGTGGAGGGACACCCCCCCTATTACTACGGGGGACGCTGCGAGCGTTACGAGGTCGAACACCGGAAACCCCCGGCCCACCTCCCCAATCCGGTTCTGGAGCGGGAACGCAGGTTGCTTTCCTATGTAAAGGAGGACGGAAACTTCCCCCGCGGAGAAATCGGGATCCCTCGCCTCTTATTCTTCTGGGAAAGACTTCCCTTTTTCGCCACCCTGTTTCAGGAGCTGGGGTTTCGGGTGGTGCTTTCCTCTCCCACCAGCAAGGAGGTCATCCGGGAGGGTTGCGAGATAGTGGCCGCGGAGACCTGCTTTCCGGTAAAGCTCGCTCACGGACATGTTCTGGACCTTCTGAAGCGCGGAATAAAACGGATTTTCGTGCCCCAGATCACCGATCTTCCCTCGGATCATCCCCGGCTTGGCAGCGGGAAGATATGTCCCTATGTGCAGGGCTTTCCCTGGGCCATGCAC
The window above is part of the Thermosulfurimonas sp. F29 genome. Proteins encoded here:
- a CDS encoding acyl-CoA dehydratase activase, coding for MGRLYVGLDVGSGTAKVVVLDEARNLLHRVYRKTHGQPVETAERLLSEVEERFGSALSGITCTGTAGKFIARILGVAFVNEVIAHARAVEHFHPEARTIIDIGGEDSKLIFIKHEGGKFRIADFALNTLCAAGTGAFLEQQAARLGYSIEEFSRLALKAENIPRIAGRCTVFAKSDMIHLQQAAVPDHEIIAGLCFAIIRNLKSNLAKGRRVEPPVVFQGGVAANLGVRRAIKEVFGLSDEELIIPEHHGIMGAIGAALYGLDGKATSPYRGAELLRAYLRERRPSPERFPKLSPMRSVYLSPKAAPVGVRRIYLGIDVGSVSTKLVAVSEEGALVAKVYMLHHGKPLESVKEGLARLAEKLPPEVEVLGVGTTGSGRYLVGDFVGADVIRNEITAQATGALALDPEVDTIFEIGGQDSKYIRLEKGTVVDFTMNKACAAGTGSFLEEQAVRLGVPIERFGEFALKSEAPLRMGERCTVFMQSDLLHYQQQGLPKEDLIAGLCYAIVYNYLNKVVEDRRIGRRIFFQGATAFNRGIVAAFEKVLGRPITVPPHHEVTGAIGAALLARNERTWEKSRFKGFDLTRVRYEISTFECRACPNRCEIHRVSVEGHPPYYYGGRCERYEVEHRKPPAHLPNPVLERERRLLSYVKEDGNFPRGEIGIPRLLFFWERLPFFATLFQELGFRVVLSSPTSKEVIREGCEIVAAETCFPVKLAHGHVLDLLKRGIKRIFVPQITDLPSDHPRLGSGKICPYVQGFPWAMHASISFRDFGAEAISPVFHFGTGGALLREEFRELARKLEVSWREMKRALEAAFAAQEDFQRWCRERGREILEGLSGDEVALVIVGRPYNAFDPGANLAIHNKIRSLGVVGLPVDMLPLDEIKDLDGLEGMYWRYGQRILLAAHYCREHPRLFPLFITNFSCGPDSFIEHFFEELLAGKPYLQIEIDEHSADAGVVTRIEAFLDSIRGKSARYPRPQKPPRPRVRPGDGRILYIPYMADHARVLAAAFRACGVHAEVLPEPDEEVLLLGRRYTSGKECYPTVLTTGDMLKLLNQPGIDPRRVAFFMPSGAGPCRFGQYNRLHRKILDELGYQDVPIYSPTQDVKLYEDLGMIGGDFTRLTWKGLICMDLLDKLLRETRPYEENPGETEKVYWECVARLERAVERREDLLAVMGEIRDRFAAIPTRGRGEKPVVGIVGEIYVRSNRFANENIVKVLEGLGAEVWLPTIAEWFYYINYTSKRWAKRFRLYRNLLKLVIENRVQLQDEHRFVEIVRDLLRTAEEPTVEELLSLARRYMNDEFEGEAILSVGKSLDYLRHGVNGIVNVIPFTCMPGTVAGMLLKRVREDRGYVPVLTVPCDGQRSMGTRMRIEAFMYQVREHFEGRGSREV